The genomic window AGGTCAGCGGTCCGGGCGTGTCCAAGGCATCCACGCTCGCGCTGTGCTGCGCACAGCGCGGGATCTCGTCGGACGAGGTCGTGGCGTTCGGGGACATGCCCAACGACATCGAGATGCTGACCTGGGCGGGCACGTCGTACGCGATGGGCAACGCCCACCCGGACGTGATCGCCGCCGCCTCCGGCCGGACCGTCGCCAACAACGAGGACGGCGTCGCGATCGTCATCGAGCAGATCCTCGCCGCGCGCGGGGACGGGCCGGACCGCGCGTCGTAACCGGACCGGGCGCCCTAACAGCGTTGCGGGCGGCGCGGGCGTCGTCACCGGCGCGGCCGATGCGTCAGCCCAGCTGGACGCCGCGCTCGGCCAGCCAGGCCACCGGATCCACCGCCGACCCGTAGTACGGCGTGAGGCGCGCCTCGAAGTGCAGATGCGGCCCCGTCGAGTTCCCGGTCGTCCCCGCCTGCCCGACCCACTGGCCGGTGCTGACGAGTTCACCCTGGTCGACGGTGATCCCGGCGAGGTGGGCGTACTGCGTGTACCAGCCGCCCGCGTGCTCGATCACGACCTCCACGCCGAAGGCTCCGCCGCAGGAGACCGAGACCACCCGGCCCTCACCCACGGACCGCACCGGTGCTCCGATGCCGACGGCGAAGTCCTGCCCCGTGTGCCGGTGCGACCAGCGGCCGCCCGCGCTGTCGTACCCGGCCGACAGCGTGTAGTGCTCCACCGGCGACACCCAGTTGGGGCCCGCCTCCAGCGGCGGCTGGTCGAGCCGCTCCGCTCCGGAACACTCCCCGGACGCCGCACTGCGGTTGGCCTCCCCCTGCAGCATCCACTGCGCCGACTCGAGCTTGGTCTCGATGCCCTGCTTCTGCCAGGCCAGCCTCGACGTGCGCTCCTCGAGGCGGAGCCAGGCGGCGCGCGCCCTCTCCTCCGCCCTGCTGGCCCGGTCCTCGGCCTTCTTGGTCTGGTCGAGCAGCCGGTTCACGGCCAGGTCCGCCTGCCACGACAGCTGCCAGCCGCGCATCATCTCGTCGGGGTCGTCGGCGAGCAGCAGCTTGGCCGTGACCGCCAGGGAGCCTCCCGAGCGGTACTGGGCGCGGGCGACGGCCCCGATCTTGTTGTGCAGCCCTTCGAGTTCACTGCGCTGTTCGGCCAGCCGCTGCTGTAGCCGCTCCGTGCGGGCGCGCTCGATCTCCGATGCGTGCAGGCCGCGCTCATACGATGCGGTGGCCTTCGCCACCTCGTCATAGAGGCGGAGCACCTCGGCGCCGACGGTGGGCCCGTCGTTGGCGGCGGCCGGTGATGCCGGGAGGACCAGCAGCAGGCACAGCAGAGGCACGAGCATCAGCCGGTGCCGGCGCCGGTCGCGGTATTGGTGGCCCATTCTCGGATCTTCACACCGGATTTGTCCGATTCGCAGCATTTCGCCGGTGTCGTACGTCCACCTGGCCCAGCCAGGACGCGGGACCCGACCGGGCGGCGAGACGGTCCAGCGGGCCCCGGGGTCACGACCCGTCAGAACCGGCCCCTACCAGGCCAGTCGCACGAGGCGGCCGCTCAGGCGTCCGGCTGATCCTCACCGACGGCCGAGCCCGCGCGCGGCTGAAGAGGCGCTTCCCAGATCACCCTCGTACCGCCGCCGTCCTCCGCGATGCCTGGCTCGCACCAGCTCGATCCGCCCAGTGACTCGGCGCGACGCTGGAGATTGCGCAGACCGCTGCGCCGACCGCCCTCCGGAATGCCCACACCGTCGTCCGCGACCGACAGCCGCACCCCGGGCTCACCCTGCGCGTCATCCCGTACGCCGCGATCGTCGGCTGCGCCGTCCTCGTGGCCGCCGAGCCGTACGGTCGCGTCGACGACGACCTCGATGCGGGACGCGGCCGCGTGCCGGAAGGCGTTGGAGAGCGCCTCACGCAGCGCCGCGATCAGGTTCTTGCCCGTCAGCTCGCCGACCACCGCGTCGACCGGGCCGAGGAAGCGGTGCGCGGGCTTGAAGCCCAGGGGCACGGCGGCCATGTTGATCTCCCGCAGCACGCGCGTGCGCAGCCCGGACGGCGCCTCCGCCGGCCCCTGCTGGAGCGCGAAGATGGCGGTGCGGATCTCCTGGATGGTCACGTCCAGTTCGTCGACCGCCTTGCCGACCCCCTCCTGCACGGCGGGCACGCGCGACTTGCGCTGCGCGCTCTCCAGCATCATCCCGGTGGCGAACAGCCGCTGGATCACCAGGTCGTGGAGGTCGCGCGCGATCCGGTCCCGGTCCTCGTACACGGCGAGCCGTTCCCGGTCCCGCTGCGCCTCGGCCATCATCAGCGCCACCGCGGCCTGCGAGGCGAACTGCGTGGCCAGGGTGCGTTCGGCCTCGGTGAACGGGCGCGCGCCACGCTCCCTCGGGGTGACCAGCGCACCGAGCACCCGGCCGCCGCTGTGCAGCGGCAGCAGCATGCCCGGCCCGTAGTCGCGCATCACATCGGTGATCAGGCGCGGATCGGTGGCGGCGTCCGCGACGAACACCGCCTCACCCGCGAGCAGTGAGGCGACGGCAGGGCTCTCCTCCGGGACGACGACGCCGAGCGGCACGGGGGGCTGCGGCCCGGAGGCGGCGACGATCTCCAGCCCGCCCTCGTCGGCCGGGAGCAGCACGATCCCGGCTGCGGCTCCGGCGAGCCTGCGCGCCTGTTCCGCGACGACAGTGAGGGCGTCGTCCGCGTCACCGCCGGAGAGCAGCGCGGTGGTGACGGCGACCGAGCCGTCGATCCAGCGCTCGCGCTGCCGGGCCGCCTCGTACAGGCGGGCGTTGCCGATCGCGATGCCCGCCTCGGTCGCGAGGACCCGCAGCATATGGAGGTCGTACTCGCTGAACTCGGCGCCGCCGACCTCGTCGCCCGCGGCCCCGCCGCCCCGTTTCTCCGCCAGATAGAGATTGCCGAAGATCTCGCCCTGGACCCGGATCGGTACGCCGAGGAAGGTCCTCATCGGCGGATGCCCCGGGGGAAACCCGGCGGCGCGCGGATCCCGCGTCAGATCCGCGAGCCGGATCGGCTCGGGATGGTGGATCAGCGCGCCGAGCAGCCCTTTGTGCCCGTCGGGCGGATGCCCGATGCGCCGCGCCACGTCCTCCGTGACCCCAGAGGTCACGAAGTCGGAGAGGCCCTTGCCCTCGTCGTCGACGACGCCGATGGCCGCGTACCGGGCGCAGGCGAGCTCCGCTGCGGTCTCGCAGATCCGGTCGAGGGTGGAGTGCAGCTCCAGACCCGTGCCGATGGAACGCATCGCTTCCAGCAGCTGGGGGACGCGGGCGGTGAGCTCGGTGGACAGTCCCTGGAGGCTGCGGGTGGCCTGGGCGGCAGCTTCGAGAGGTCCCTCCGGCTGCGGGGGACCCTCGGGATCCCTCATCTCGGGCGCTGTCATGCCCTTGAGCCTAATAAGCCCTATTTGACAGGGAAAGTCGGCTCCCTGAGCGGGCTTTCCGGCCGGCCGACGGCACGACGGCCGAGGGCACCGCCGCCGAGACCACCGACGGGACCGCCCACGAGGTCACCAGCGCGCTCGCGCTCCAGCATCCGGCGCAGGGGCCCGTCCACCACCGCCAGCTCCGCGTACGGTCCCTGCTGCACGGTCCGGCCGGCGTCCAGCACCAGGACCTCGTCGACGGACTCGATGCCGCGCAGCCGGTGGGTGATCAGCAGCGTCGTACGTCCCTCCGTGGCGGCCAGCAGATCCGCGGTGAGCGCATCGGCCGTGGCCAGGTCGAGGTGCTCGGCCGGCTCGTCGAGGAGCAGGACAGGGAAGTCGGCGAGAAGTGCGCGAGCGAGGGCGAGGCGCTGGCGCTGGCCGCCGGAGAGCTGGGCGCCGTGCTCGCCGACCAGCGTGTCCAGACCGTCGGGCAGACCGTCCGCCCACTCCAGCAGCCGGGCTCCGGCGAGCGCCGCGCGCAGTTCGGCGTCGGAGGCGTCGGTGCGGGCGAGCCGGAGGTTCTCGCGGATGGAGCTGTCGAAGATATGGGCGTCCTGGGCACAGAGCCCGACGAACCGGCGGACGGTGTCACCGTCCAGCGCGGCCGCGTCCATCCCGCCGAGGGTGTACGTGCCCGCACGCGCGTCGAGGAAGCGCAGCAGGACCTGCGCGAGGGTGGTCTTTCCGGAACCGGACGCGCCGACGACCGCGACCCGCTTGCCCGCGGTGAGGCTCAGCTCCAGACCGTCGAGCGCGTCGCCGTCCTGGCCCGCGTGGCGCGCCGCGAGCCCGCGGACCTGGAGCGGGAACGGCGAGGCAGGTGTGGGTGCCGGGTGCGACGGCTCGTGGACGGGTGCGGGCGCATCGAGCACCTCGAAGACCCGCTCCGCACTCCGCTTGACCCGCTGGCGGTACTGCACGGCGAGGGGGAGCCCGGTGACGGCCTCGAACGCGGCGAGCGGGGTCAGGACGACGACCGCGAGCTCGACGCCCTCGATACGGCCCGCGTGGACGGCGATGACGCCCGCGTACGCGGCGAAGACGACGGTCAGCCCGCAGGCCAGGGCGGAAAGCCCGGCACCCAGCGCGGTGGCGGAGGCGGTGCGCGAGGCGATCCGGGTGAGCACCTGGTCGGCGTCCCGCACGGCGGCGATCCGGCCCTTCAGCGCACCGGAGACGGTGAGCTCGGCCGTTCCGCGCAGCAGATCCACGACCCGGGCCGCCAGTGCTCCGCGGGCCGGGGCGAGCCTGCGCTCCGCCCGGCGGGCGCACGCACCGCTGACCGCCGGGACGGCCACCCCGGCGGCGAGCAGTCCGACGGCGAGCACGGCACCGGCCTCGGGCAGCAGCCACGCGGTGAACCCGACGGCGCCGGTTCCGACGACGACCGCGACACCCGCGGGCAGCAGCCACCGCAGCCAGTAGTCCTGAAGCGCGTCGACATCGGCGACCAGCCGCGACAGCAGATCACCCCGCCGGGTACGACGCAGCCCGGCCGGCGCGAGCCGTTCCAGCCGCCGGTACACCCCGACGCGGAGATCGGCGAGCATCCGCAGCACGGCGTCGTGCGACACGAGCCGCTCGGCGTACCGGAAGACGGCCCGCCCGATCCCGAACGCCCGCGTGGCCGTGACCGCCACCATCAGATACAGGACGGGCGGCTGCTCCGAGGCGCGCGAGATGAGCCACCCTGACACGGCCATGAGCCCCACGGCCGACCCGAGCGCCAGACTCCCGAGCAGCAGCGCGAGCACCAGCCGCCCCCGCAGCTCCCCGGCCATGCCCCGCACCCGTGCCGCCGCCCCGGCACCCTTCGGGCCGCCCTCGGCCGATGCGGCGACGGGCCCGCCGTCGCCGGCGTCCGCCGGGGGCGAGGACCGCAGGGCGGCGGAGGCACCGGGAAGTTCCAGGGCGCCCGCAGGAACGGGCGGGTGGACGGGGGAGCCCAGCTCGGGAGAGCTCAGCTCCACCACCCGGTCCGCGAGGGCCAGCAGCGCCGGCCGGTGCACGACCAGCAGCACCGTCCGCCCCACCGCCAGTCGGCGGACCGCCTCCACGATCCCCGCCTCGGTCTCGCCGTCCAGCGCCGCCGTCGGCTCGTCGAGCAGCAGCAGTGGCCGGTCTGCGAGGAACGCCCGGGCGAGCGCGAGTCGTTGACGCTGTCCGGCGGAAAGGCCCGCGCCGTCCTCGCCGAGGACCGTGTCCACGCCCCGCGGCAGCCCGGCGACGAAGTCGTATGCCCCCGCGTCCCGCAGAGCCGCCACGACCTCCGCGTCACCCGCCTCCGGTCGCGCGAGCCGCACATTCTCCGCGACCGTTCCCGCGAAGAGGTACGGCCGCTGCGGGACCCACGCGATCGACTCCCGCCAGCGTTCGAGGTCGAGAGATTCCAGAGCCGTGCCGCCCACCGTCACCCGCCCCTCGGCCGGCGGCACGAACCCCAGCACCACATCCAGCAGAGTGGATTTGCCGACGCCGCTCGGACCCACCAGGGCCACCACTTCGCCCGGCTCCACCACCAGTGAGGCCGAGTCGAGCGACGGCTCCGCCCGTCCCGGACGCCGGACCGTCACCCCGGAGAGCTCCAGTCGTACCGAGCCGGGAATCCCCCTACCTCCGCCCCGCACGGGGGCCTCCAGCACGTCGAAGATCTCCTCCGCCGCCGAGAGACCTTCCGCCGCCGCGTGATACTGCGCGCCGACCTGCCGGAGCGGCAGATACGCCTCGGGCGCGAGGATCAGCACCACCAGGCCCGTGTACAGATCGAGCTCGCCGTGGACGAGCCGCATCCCGATGCCCACGGCCACCAGCGCTACCGACAGCGTCGACAGCAGCTCCAGCGCGAACGACGAAAGGAAGGCGATCCTCAGCGTCTTGAGCGTCGCCCGCCGGTACTCCGCCGTGATCGTCCGGATCGACTCGGCCTGCGCCTTCGCCCGACCGAACACCTTCAGCGTCGGCAGACCCGCCACCACATCGAGGAAATGCCCCGAAAGACGTGACAACAGCTTCCACTGACGGTCCATCCGGGCCTCCGTGGCCCAGCCGATCAGCACCATGAAGACCGGAATCAGCGGCAGAGTCACGACGATGACCGCGGCCGACACCCAGTCCTCGGTGACGATCCGCGCCAGCACCGCCACCGGAACCACGACCGCGAGCCCCAGCTGTGGCAGATAGCGCGCGAAGTAGTCGTCAAGAGCGTCCACCCCACGGGTCGCCAGCGCGACGAGCGAGCCGGTGCGCTGTCCGCCCAGCCAGCCCGGCCCGAGCAGCGTCGCCTGCTCCAGCAGCCGCATCCGCAGCTCGCTCTTGACCGCCGCGCTCGCTCGGTGCGCCGCCAGCTCGGTCAGCCACGACACCAGTCCCCGCCCCGCCGCGACCGCGGCCAGCAGGACCAGCTCCGGCCACAGCCCGGACACCTCCAGCCCGTGCTGGAACGCGCCCACCACCACCTCGGCGATGAGCATGGCCTGACCGACGACCAGCGCCGCCCCGGCCAGGCCGAGGACCACCACGGCCGCCATGAAGAAGCGGGTGGCCCTGGCGTACCGGAGCAGACGCGGGTCGACGGGTTTCACGTGAAACATCCCTCAGTCATGGGCCCGGCCGGAGGGCCCTGCGGAAATCAGTGCGGATCAGCGATGTGCTGTGTACCGATCCGCTTCCGGAACACCCAGTACGTCCACCCCTGGTACAGCAGCACCACGGGCGTCGCGATCGCCGCACACCAGGTCATGATCTTCAGTGTGTACGGGCTCGACGAGGCGTTGGTCACCGTGAGGCTCCACTGCTCATTGAGCGACGACGGCATGACATTCGGGAACAGCGTCAGGAAGAGCATCGCCACCGCCGCCGCGATCGTGAGGCCCGACAGGGCGAACGACCACCCCTCACGCCCCATCTGGTTCGCCCCGACCGCACCCACGAGCGCCAGGACCGCGACGATCATCGCGACCAGGCTGAACCCGTCGCCCTTCTCCGCCTGGGTCCAGCTCAGGAAGCCGAGCGCAAACGCGGCCGTGATCACTCCCAGGGTCCGGGCCAGCTTCCGCGCCCGCTCCCGGATGTCCCCGACCGTCTTCAGCGCGACGAACACCGTGCCGTGGAAGGTGAAGAGCGACAGCGTCACCAGCCCGCCGAGGATCGCGTACGGATTGAGCAGGTCCCCGAAGGTGCCGACGTACTCCATCTCGGCGTCGATCTTCACGCCGCGCACGATGTTCCCGAAGGCCACGCCCCACAACACCGCCGGCACCAGCGAGGTCCAGAAGATCGCCTGCTCCCAGTTGCGCTGCCACCGCTCCTCCGGTCGCTTCGCCCGGTACTCGAAGGCGACTCCGCGCACGATCAGGCAGACCAGGATGATCAGCAGCGGCAGATAGAAGCCGGAGAAGAGCGTGGCGTACCACTCGGGGAAGGCGGCGAACGTCGCACCGCCCGCCGTGAGCAGCCACACCTCGTTCCCGTCCCAGACGGGGCCGATGGTGTTGATGAGCACGCGCCGCTCGGGGCGGTCCCGGGCGAGCAGCTTCGTCAGAATGCCGACCCCGAAGTCAAAGCCTTCGAGGAAGAAGTAGCCGGTCCAGAGGACGGCGATGAGTACGAACCAGACGTCATGGAGTTCCATGCCTCAGCTCCCAGTCCTCGGTCTCAGTAGGAGAAGGCCATCGGCCGGTCGGCGTCGCGGTCGTCGCCGCCGATCTTGGTGGGCGGGTTGAGGTCGGACTCGGTGAGCTCGGGAGGCCCGGCTTTGACGTACTTCACCAGCAGCTTGACCTCGATCACGGCGAGCACCGCGTAAAGCGTCGTGAAGACGATCATCGAGGTGAGCACTTCGGCCTGGGAGACACCGGGGGAGACCGCGTCACGGGTGCGGAGCACTCCGTACACGACCCAGGGCTGCCGCCCCATCTCGGTGAAGATCCAGCCCCAGGAGCTGGCGATCAGCGGGAAGCCCAGCGTCCATATCGCCGTCAGCCAGTACAGCCTGCTGAGCTTGGGGCCGAGCGGGTTCTTGAAGAGCACGACATGCGGCACCTCGTCCTCACCGACCCGCAGCGCCGGCGGCAGCATGAACTTCTTGCGGGTGAGCCAGAGTCCGGCGAGTCCGATCGCGAAGGACGTCATGCCGAAGCCGATCATCCAGCGGAAGCCCCAGTACGCCACGGCGATGTTGGGCCGGTAGTCGCCGGGCCCGAACTTCTCCTGCAAGGCCTTGTTGGTGTCATTGATCCCGGGCACGTGCGACGTGAAGTCGCTGTGGGCCAGGAAGGACAGCAGGCCGGGAATCTCGATCGCGACCTTGTTGTGGCCCTTGTCCACATCCCCGTAGGCGAAGACGGAGAACGGTGCCGGCTGCTCGCCCTCCCAGAGGGCCTCTGCCGCAGCCATCTTCATCGGCTGCTGCTCGTACATGACCTTGCCCAGGAAGTCGCCGCTGACGGCGGTGAGCAGACCCGAGACGGCGATGGTGACCAGGCCGACCCGCAGCGAGCTCTTCATCACCGGGACGTGCTTCTTGCGCAGCAGGTGGAAGGCGGCGATGCCGACCATGAAAGCGCCACCCACGAGGAAGGCCGCCGACAGGGTGTGGAAGACCTGGGTGAGGGTGGTGTTCTGGGTCAGGACGAGCCAGAAGTCGGTGAGCTCCGCCCGTCCGTTCTCCTCGTTGATCCGGTAGCCGACCGGATGCTGCATCCAGGAGTTGGCTGCCAGGATGAAGTACGCGGAGAGGATCGTGCCGATCGAGACCATCCAGATGCAGGCGAGATGGATCTTCTTCGGGAGCTTGTCCCAGCCGAAGATCCACAGGCCGATGAACGTGGACTCGAAGAAGAAGGCGATCAGCGCCTCGAAGGCGAGCGGCGCGCCGAACACATCGCCGACGAAGCGCGAGTAGTCGGACCAGTTCATACCGAACTGGAACTCCTGCACGATGCCGGTGACCACACCCATGGCGATATTGATCAGGAAGAGCTTGCCCCAGAACTTGGTCGCCTTGAGGTACTTCTCCTTCCCGGTCCGCACCCAGGCCGTCTGCAGCCCGGCCGTCAGCGCGGCCAGCGAGATCGTCAGGGGGACGAACAGGAAGTGGTAGACGGTCGTGATGCCGAACTGCCAGCGCGCCAAAGTCTCTGGCGCCAGAGCGAGGTCCACGTCGTCCTCTCCTTACGTCGGCGTGGTCGCGGCACTCTCACCCCTCCCATCCCGGCTTATACCGGGATCTTCAGGGCGAGCTTGTGAACGCGTTCACATTCACAAGCATTATGGCGCATACGAAATCCGCATCCAAGAGGGGGGTCCCTCCGGCGCGGTCTCCCCCGCTCTGGAGGCGGACGCCCGGCAGGTCGTGGCCCCGGGCACCGTCGCATTCTGGACCGACGGCGACGCCCTGGCGCTGTCGTACGGATCCACTCCCATCTCGCGCGACGGAGAGTCCCGGCTCGCGCGAGCCCGTGCAACGTCCTGGGCCGCGTCGACGGCGACCCGCGCGTCCCGGCGACCGTACGCCCGGGCGACCCGGTCCGCGTCGAGCTCGTCAGAGGCTGAGGCGCCCGCGCCGCATGCCCCCGGGGCTGGGCGCACCCGGGGACATGTGACGGCCTCAGCGGCGACGGCCTCAGGTAGTCCCCCGGCGGCTACAGCGCCGAGCGGAACGCCTCCGCCGTCTGCAGGAAGACGTCGTTCGCCTCGCACTCGCCGATCGTGACCCGCACGCCCTCACCCGCGAACGGCCGCACCACGACCCCCGCCCGCTCGCACGCCGCCGCGAAGTCGACCGTGCGCTCGCCGAGCCTCAGCCAGACGAAGTTCGCCTGGGTCTGCGGCACGGTCCAGCCCTGCTTCACCAGTCCCTCGTAGACCCGCGTCCGCTCGGCGACCAACGAGCCGACCCGGCCGAGCAGTTCGTCCTCGGCCCGCAGCGACGCGACCGCCGCGTCCTGGGCGACCTGGCTGACGCCGAAGGGCACCGCCGTCTTGCGCAGCGCGGCCGCCACCGGCTCGTGGGCGATCGCGAAACCGACGCGCAGGCCGGCCAGACCGTACGCCTTGGAGAACGTCCGGAGCACGGCCACGTTCGGGCGCCGGCGGTAGATCTCGACACCGTCCGGCACGTCCGTGTCCCTGATGAACTCGCGGTACGCCTCGTCCAGCACCACCAGCACATCGGACGGCACGCGGTCGAGGAACCGCTCCAGCTCGGCCCGGTGCACCACCGTGCCGGTGGGGTTGTTCGGGTTGCAGACGAAGATCAGCCGCGTCCGGTCGGTGACGGCGTCCGCCATCGCGTCCAGATCGTGCACATCGCCCGAGGTCAGCGGCACCGGCACCGAGGTGGCCCCGCTGATCTGCGTGATGATCGGGTACGCCTCGAAGGACCGCCACGCGTAGATGACCTCGTCGCCGGGGCCCGCGGTGGCCTGGAGCAGCTGCTGGGCCACCCCCACCGAGCCGGTGCCGGTCGCCAGGTGGGACACGGGAACGCCGAAGCGGTCGGAGAGCTCGTTCATCAGCCCGGTGCAGGCCATGTCCGGGTACCGGTTGAAGGTGCCGGCGGCGGCGATCGCGCTCTCCATCACCCCGGGCAGCGGCGGGTACGGATTCTCGTTGGAGGAGAGCTTGAACGCGACCGGACCCTCGGCCGCGGCGGGCTTGCCGGGCTTGTAGGTGGGGATGCCGTCCAGCTCCGCGCGCAGCTTGGGACTCGTCTCGCTCACCGCAGGTCCTCCTCGACCGTCGTCCTCGGGGACGTACACAACAGCACAGCAGTGCCGCTCACCAATACTGCTCACCTTATGAGGATTCCCGGCCGCTGCGAATGGGCGGCGGCAGATCCCCGGGGAAAGCGGGAGATCCTCAGGAGGAGAGGGGGAGCGCTCGTCGACCTTGCGCGCGCCGGTGGCTCACTCCGTGGCGCGCGTCGCCCGTAGTGGTGAGTTGAGACCTCTTCGAGACCTCGGGCTCTTGACAGGCCTACGCCGGTCGACAACCGCGAGAGCAGTGCTGGGCAGCTCAACACCCTTCGTTTCCAAGGCAATTGACCACCACTCGCCATGCAGAAACGTGCCTGTCAACGACTGCATATGCGACCGGCCCAACCGCTCGACATCCCCCTACTATCGGCTCGCCATGACAGCAGCAGGGAAGCACCAGGTGAGCCGGACGGAAACATCCCGCCGGGGCAGCCGGCAAGGTCGGGCGGGCATCCGGGACGTCGCCGCCGCAGCCGGTGTCTCCATCACGACTGTCTCCGACGCACTCAACGGCAAGGGCAGACTCCCCGACGCCACGCGCCGCCACGTACGCGAGGTCGCCGACCGGCTCGGCTACCGGCCGTCGGCCGCGGCCCGCACGCTCCGTACCGGCAAGTCGGGACTCATCGGCCTGACCGTGACGACGTACGGGGATGAACCTTTCACCTTCACCGAATTCGCGTACTTCGCCGAGATGGCGCGTGCGGCGACCTCGGCCGCGCTCGCCCGCGGCTACGCGCTCGTCATCCTGCCCGCCACCTCGCGCCACGACGTCTGGTCGAACGTCGCCCTCGACGGCACCGTCGTCATCGACCCCTCCGACCACGACCCGGTCGTCGCCGAGCTGGTCCGCCAGGGCCTGCCCGTCGTCTCCGACGGGCGCCCGGCACCCACCCTCCCGGTCACCGCCTGGGTCGACAACGATCACGAAGCCGCCGTACTCGACCTCCTCGACCACCTCGCCGCCGCCGGCGCCCGCCGGATCGGTCTGCTCACCGGCACCTCCACCGACACCTACACCCGGCTCTCGACCACCGCGTATCTCCGCTGGTGCGAGCGGGTCGGCCAGGACCCCGTCTACGAGGCATACCCCGCGCACGACCCGTGCGCCGGAGCCGTCGCCGCCGACCGGCTGCTCGCCCGCCCCGACCGGCCGGACGCCGTCTACGGTCTCTTCGACCCCAACGGCACCGATCTGCTCGCGGCGGCCCGGCGGTACGGGCTGCGCGTCCCCGACGACCTGCTGCTCGTCTGCTGCAGCGAGTCCACGGTCTACACCAACACCGACCCGCCCATCACCACTCTCTCGCTGAAGCCGCGGCGCATCGGTACCGCCGTCGTCCAGCTGCTCATCGACGCGATCGAGGGGGCCGACGGCGGCCGGCCGGTCGAGCAGGTGATACCCACGGAGCTGATCGTGCGTACGTCCTCGCAGCGTCGCTCCCCGCGGACGACGGTGAGCCACCCGCGATCGCCTGCCCCGGAGTAGGCCCGGCCCGGCCGGGCCCGAGAGGCAGGACCGGCGGGCGGGACCGGTGGGCGGGCCCCGGGAGCAGGGCCGCAGAGCCGCAGAGCCGGCCTGAAACGCGGTCTGAACTGGGCAGGGCCTGGACTGGACCAGCCCAATTGGGGCGAAACGGGCCGTGAACCGGGGGTGTACCCGGATTCAGCACCCCTGGTGCATCACACAGCACGATCCGCATTCCTATGATGGGCGCACGACACCGCGGGCCGCCCCGACCAGGCCGGTCCGACGGTGCAGGGCGGCGCGACGGTGGTGGAGGGGTCGATGACTCAGGGGGCCGGTCTGGGACCCGTGGTGCGTACGGCGACGTTGCGTGACTTCCGCGTGCCTCCGTACGCGCAGGTCCCCGTGCAGTCGCATGCCTCGTCCTACGAGCACGTCCTCGACCACCCGGAGAACCTCGACCACCCGGGGAACGCCGTCCCGGACGACGAGCTGCCCGAGGGGTACACCCCGACCGAGCGCGACCTGCCGGTGGTCAACCGCCGCGGTGACACCGTCCAGGTGACCGTCGAGCCGGTGGAGACGGGGGCCCCCGCGCCGGACGCCCTCGGCCCGCTCTACGTCGTCGGCGATGTCCACGGCTACCTCGACGAGCTCGTCACCGCGCTCCGCGAACAGGGCCTGATCGACGACGACGGCCACTGGTCGGCGGGCAACACCCGGCTGTGGTTCCTCGGCGACTTCACCGACCGCGGCCCGGACGGCATCGGCGTCATCGACCTCGTCATGCGGCTCTCCGCCGAGGCCGCGGCCGCCGGCGGCTACTGCAAGGCCCTGATGGGCAACCACGAACTGCTGCTCATCGGCGCCAAGCGCTTCGGTGACACGCCCGTCAACTCCGGCGCCGGCACCGCCACCTTCCAGGCCGCCTGGCTGCTCAACGGCGGCCAGAAGAACGACATGGACCGCCTCCAGGACGTCCATCTCCAGTGGATGGCCCGGCTGGACGCGGTGGTCGAGGAGGACGGGCATCTGCTGATGCACTCCGACACGACCGCCTACCTCGAGTACGGCACGA from Streptomyces formicae includes these protein-coding regions:
- a CDS encoding M23 family metallopeptidase, translating into MGHQYRDRRRHRLMLVPLLCLLLVLPASPAAANDGPTVGAEVLRLYDEVAKATASYERGLHASEIERARTERLQQRLAEQRSELEGLHNKIGAVARAQYRSGGSLAVTAKLLLADDPDEMMRGWQLSWQADLAVNRLLDQTKKAEDRASRAEERARAAWLRLEERTSRLAWQKQGIETKLESAQWMLQGEANRSAASGECSGAERLDQPPLEAGPNWVSPVEHYTLSAGYDSAGGRWSHRHTGQDFAVGIGAPVRSVGEGRVVSVSCGGAFGVEVVIEHAGGWYTQYAHLAGITVDQGELVSTGQWVGQAGTTGNSTGPHLHFEARLTPYYGSAVDPVAWLAERGVQLG
- a CDS encoding GAF domain-containing protein, with the protein product MTAPEMRDPEGPPQPEGPLEAAAQATRSLQGLSTELTARVPQLLEAMRSIGTGLELHSTLDRICETAAELACARYAAIGVVDDEGKGLSDFVTSGVTEDVARRIGHPPDGHKGLLGALIHHPEPIRLADLTRDPRAAGFPPGHPPMRTFLGVPIRVQGEIFGNLYLAEKRGGGAAGDEVGGAEFSEYDLHMLRVLATEAGIAIGNARLYEAARQRERWIDGSVAVTTALLSGGDADDALTVVAEQARRLAGAAAGIVLLPADEGGLEIVAASGPQPPVPLGVVVPEESPAVASLLAGEAVFVADAATDPRLITDVMRDYGPGMLLPLHSGGRVLGALVTPRERGARPFTEAERTLATQFASQAAVALMMAEAQRDRERLAVYEDRDRIARDLHDLVIQRLFATGMMLESAQRKSRVPAVQEGVGKAVDELDVTIQEIRTAIFALQQGPAEAPSGLRTRVLREINMAAVPLGFKPAHRFLGPVDAVVGELTGKNLIAALREALSNAFRHAAASRIEVVVDATVRLGGHEDGAADDRGVRDDAQGEPGVRLSVADDGVGIPEGGRRSGLRNLQRRAESLGGSSWCEPGIAEDGGGTRVIWEAPLQPRAGSAVGEDQPDA
- the cydD gene encoding thiol reductant ABC exporter subunit CydD, which gives rise to MKPVDPRLLRYARATRFFMAAVVVLGLAGAALVVGQAMLIAEVVVGAFQHGLEVSGLWPELVLLAAVAAGRGLVSWLTELAAHRASAAVKSELRMRLLEQATLLGPGWLGGQRTGSLVALATRGVDALDDYFARYLPQLGLAVVVPVAVLARIVTEDWVSAAVIVVTLPLIPVFMVLIGWATEARMDRQWKLLSRLSGHFLDVVAGLPTLKVFGRAKAQAESIRTITAEYRRATLKTLRIAFLSSFALELLSTLSVALVAVGIGMRLVHGELDLYTGLVVLILAPEAYLPLRQVGAQYHAAAEGLSAAEEIFDVLEAPVRGGGRGIPGSVRLELSGVTVRRPGRAEPSLDSASLVVEPGEVVALVGPSGVGKSTLLDVVLGFVPPAEGRVTVGGTALESLDLERWRESIAWVPQRPYLFAGTVAENVRLARPEAGDAEVVAALRDAGAYDFVAGLPRGVDTVLGEDGAGLSAGQRQRLALARAFLADRPLLLLDEPTAALDGETEAGIVEAVRRLAVGRTVLLVVHRPALLALADRVVELSSPELGSPVHPPVPAGALELPGASAALRSSPPADAGDGGPVAASAEGGPKGAGAAARVRGMAGELRGRLVLALLLGSLALGSAVGLMAVSGWLISRASEQPPVLYLMVAVTATRAFGIGRAVFRYAERLVSHDAVLRMLADLRVGVYRRLERLAPAGLRRTRRGDLLSRLVADVDALQDYWLRWLLPAGVAVVVGTGAVGFTAWLLPEAGAVLAVGLLAAGVAVPAVSGACARRAERRLAPARGALAARVVDLLRGTAELTVSGALKGRIAAVRDADQVLTRIASRTASATALGAGLSALACGLTVVFAAYAGVIAVHAGRIEGVELAVVVLTPLAAFEAVTGLPLAVQYRQRVKRSAERVFEVLDAPAPVHEPSHPAPTPASPFPLQVRGLAARHAGQDGDALDGLELSLTAGKRVAVVGASGSGKTTLAQVLLRFLDARAGTYTLGGMDAAALDGDTVRRFVGLCAQDAHIFDSSIRENLRLARTDASDAELRAALAGARLLEWADGLPDGLDTLVGEHGAQLSGGQRQRLALARALLADFPVLLLDEPAEHLDLATADALTADLLAATEGRTTLLITHRLRGIESVDEVLVLDAGRTVQQGPYAELAVVDGPLRRMLERERAGDLVGGPVGGLGGGALGRRAVGRPESPLREPTFPVK